A window of Fragaria vesca subsp. vesca linkage group LG7, FraVesHawaii_1.0, whole genome shotgun sequence contains these coding sequences:
- the LOC101311030 gene encoding vignain-like — translation MEFTNQSKCICLALVLIMLGAWSSEATSRSLQDALAYGRYEQWIAHYGRVYNDINEKEDRFKIFKENEAYVESSNKDGNKLYKLSLNQFADLTNEEFTASRNRFLGNECSTKTTTFKYENATVPATMDWRKKGAVTPVKDQGQCGSCWAFSAVGAMEGITQLTIGKLISLSEQELVDCDVNGVDQGCSGGLMDDAFQFVIQNHGINTEANYPYTAADGTCNAKKEAGHAATITGHEDVPANSESALLKAVANQPISVAIDASGYDFQLYSSGVFTGTCGTELDHGVTAVGYGVDADGTKYWLVKNSWGAQWGEQGYIRMQRDVAAPEGLCGIAMEASYPTA, via the exons ATGGAGTTCACCAACCAGAGTAAATGTATCTGCTTGGCATTGGTCCTGATCATGCTGGGGGCCTGGTCTTCGGAAGCCACTTCTCGTAGCCTGCAAGATGCATTAGCTTATGGGAGGTACGAGCAATGGATAGCTCATTATGGGCGTGTGTATAATGATATCAATGAAAAGGAGGATCGCTTCAAGATATTCAAGGAGAATGAGGCATATGTTGAGTCCTCCAACAAAGATGGAAACAAACTTTACAAATTGAGTCTGAACCAATTTGCAGACCTTACAAATGAGGAGTTCACTGCCTCAAGAAATCGATTCTTGGGGAATGAGTGTTCCACAAAGACCACTACTTTCAAGTACGAAAATGCTACTGTGCCGGCTACAATGGATTGGAGAAAGAAGGGAGCTGTAACTCCAGTGAAGGACCAAGGCCAATGTG GAAGTTGTTGGGCCTTCTCAGCAGTGGGAGCTATGGAAGGAATCACTCAACTCACAATTGGTAAACTAATCTCTTTGTCTGAGCAAGAGCTGGTTGACTGTGATGTCAATGGTGTAGACCAAGGTTGTTCAGGTGGCCTTATGGACGATGCCTTTCAGTTCGTTATTCAAAATCATGGTATTAATACCGAGGCTAATTATCCCTACACGGCTGCTGATGGTACATGCAATGCCAAGAAGGAAGCAGGACATGCAGCCACGATAACTGGCCACGAAGATGTGCCTGCAAACAGTGAAAGCGCTCTTCTTAAGGCCGTGGCTAATCAACCTATTTCAGTTGCCATTGATGCTAGTGGATACGACTTCCAGTTATACTCAAGTGGTGTTTTCACAGGAACATGTGGAACTGAACTAGACCATGGTGTTACTGCTGTTGGCTACGGCGTGGATGCTGATGGAACCAAGTACTGGTTGGTAAAGAACTCATGGGGTGCACAATGGGGTGAACAAGGTTACATAAGAATGCAAAGAGATGTTGCTGCACCGGAAGGTCTATGTGGCATTGCCATGGAAGCCTCTTACCCCACTGCATAG